Genomic segment of Panicum virgatum strain AP13 chromosome 9N, P.virgatum_v5, whole genome shotgun sequence:
ggccatcgACAAGAAGGCGCGGCGAGGTAGCCCTGTGGAGCCGGCGGATCCTGATGGGGGAGCGCTGCCAGCCGCTGGACTTCGCGGGCGCCATCCACTACGACAGCTTCGGCGGCGGCAGATGACGAGTACGACCTCGCGACAGCGCCGGTGGCCTTGGCGCTCTTCTGCTCTGCTTCTGCGTGCGCCCGGCGACCCTTCCACGGCTCGTGCAGACCCAAGGCCGTCACCATCACCCACGCCACCAccgcgcaccgccgcctcgccgctgctTGCGCAGttgcgcggcggcgtccgcgcggTCCGAGCCTCGACGGCCACGGATACCTCCGCGCCTTCCgcttcggcggcgccggcgagggggcgcgCGCTACTCGGCACGGTACGTGGAGACGGCGGCGAAGCGGGAGGAGCACGACGCGGGAGGAATCCTAGCTACTCCAGATTTGCACGCAGCGACACGAGTATACCCAGGAGGTCGAGGCGCAGTCTTCGAGTCTTTTAGCAAGTCTCGTGTTGAACTTTGCCCATTCATTCTTCTTTTGACCATGGCAATGGCATTTCAAGGTGATGAAGAACGTGGCCAGCACCAGCGTTCTgcgctggggcggcggcgtgctctGCCTCTGGGAGGGCGGCGAGCCGTACGAGCTCCACCCGCGGATGCTCGAGACCCTCGGCCTCGGCCCCTTCGACATCCtcggcctcggcgccggcggggcggcaCCAGACGGTGATGCGGCGGCGCATCGGGAACGGGCACTGCGCTAGGGGGGAGAACGcagggaagaagaaagaaaggagaaaaaaaatatgggcCCAGAGTTGGCAGTCTAAATAGAAGGCTTTGGGAGGGTGGGTGGGGGAGAAATTTTGGAAGTCCTATTAAAATGGTAGCTCATTTACTTTCCTTACTGGACAAAAAATTTGTGTACTCACCAAGCAAATATGAAAGTGGAAGTCTATTTATTCACCCTACTTGAGTTGCTCTAACACTCCACTCCACgcgcctgcccctgcccctgcccctgcctccCGCAGCCTCCTGCTCTGCCTTACTCGTGAGCCAGCCAGCACGCGCACAGGCCACAGCCTCGTCGTCTCCCCACGGAGGCCTCGCCTCCGACTCCGAGGCGCGCGCTCCGCGAGGTCCTCGCAGCCCCCGCTTCCTCTCGCGCGCGTGCTGTCTTCGACTCCCACCCCCACTCGGCCGCCTCCCCTCTGCCCCATCCGGCCTGTTGGCTGTCGCCGCCGCTTCGTACCTCGCCGCGCTCCATCGATCTGGTGAGTGACCCCCTCTTCCGCTCAATTTCGATCGGGTCTGCCTAAATGGCCGGATCGATCTGTGCGCTCTTGTTGGAATCGGACCTTCCAAGACTTACTGCTGATATCCGGGTTACCGGGTTCATTCGGGGGATTATTGCGCTACCATTTCGTGCTGTATCGTGTTCTATACATATATACGAATCGTATAATACGATAAAAACACTATCAGGTTTTATTTGTGTGGTGTCCAAGTCCAACGGGAGGAAAAGCGTGCCAAAGCCTCAGCATTTCCTTTTCTCTCTTAGCTGTCCCCGGTGTGAATTCTGCTTGTACTTGAACCTTGCTTTGTGTTGACTGACGGTTTAGATGCTTACGGATTCATACTTTGCTCTGACGGCACCTGGATCTTTTGAGCAAGCCTGCCCATTTAAGCCTGAATGGATTGGACATTGAAATCCACTTGATTAGCCTCATTTTCACAAATTTTACTGGGATCAGATTTCTACTCTGCAACATTACTTTCGTCTTACTGCAAATGTCAGGGTGGTCGTGTAAATATGCTTACCAAGCATCGAATTTCCATTCCTGCAGGTGGTTTCTGGTGAAAAACAAGCACAAGGGCTGGAGACCTGACACTAGCGCATAACCCTGGCAGTGGCAGCATGCGGTGGTTTGGTCTTTCGGTTGACGTGTTCCGCAGGGGGATCTCCTTGAACCTCTACTGCCGTGTGATTCTGTAAATCACCTCCGTGGATATCGGAGACCTTCCTTCGGCTTGCGAAGGCAGTTCAAAACTTCCCCATCCTGTCTCTGGCGTTGCTGTTAAGGTGCTGTGGTTGCTTGGCCAAAGCTTCTGAGGAGAACGGAGTGGAGTACTAATGGTGTGGAAAGCAGCTGCTCAGACGAGATTCCACGTGTTTAAGCATGAGAATGGAATCGCTGTGAGAGTTATTGCTTGCTTCCAGCCGCCGCAGAATTGCCAGGTAATGCGGAAAGAAGCCAGCTGTTGTTAAGAGTGGGAGTTGCCTTTCTTGGCCTGATGATCCTAACATTGCTTTGGTATATTTTCTGTAGGCCGAGTACTTCCGCCATCTCCTCAAGCCCGTGACGTAGCTTCGCTCTGCTCTTCGTTTGCTGCTGAAGAAACTTTCTGCTTTAGGTTTTTCTCCATCACAATTCGAGTGGGAGAATTTCCCGTTCATCTGAACTTTCTGCTGGTAATTACATCCTTCTCTCATTCATGTTGCGGCTACCTGTTCTTGTTCGATATGGGTATACTAATGCTCAATTTCTGCTGGGTAATCTCAGGTACTTTTTTTTGGTGTTTGTTTCTTCATGGGGGACAAGGATAATTCTTGGTGCCATTGGCCTAATTCTCCATGGAAATTCAACACTGAAAGCTCTGCAGGCAATATCTGCCCACCTGATGTTGGCCTTGTTGACGCTAATTTGGTGGCATTGCCTACATGTCTGAACATGGTTGCTGCACCTGTGCCATTTTTCACAGCATCCATTGCTGAAAGACCTCTTCCAATGACTCCAAGATTTGTCACCACAATGGTGCCCAGTTTGGAATTGTCTGCAATGTATCCCTCACACAAGAGACCTCTAGTTTTCTACCAGGAGAATCATACTCCTATTGCAGCTCCTTTGGTGAGGAAGGGGACCCTCCTGGATCCTGTTCCAGAGCTCCAAGGTAGCAATGAGACTAATCTAACTGATGTTGGAGCAGAAGAAACCGAGGGTATTCATGAGAACACAGATGAGATTAATGCACTCCTGGATTCTGACTCGGATGAAGGGTGTGAAAAGGTGCAAGAACTCAACAGAGTTAGGAGGCCATCTCCTGCTGAGAATGACACCTTGAGTGTGGAATCAGTAGCCAGTGCTGGTGCTAGCGCAGCAGGTTCTGCGCGACCGGCCAAGAAGAGAAGGCTCTGCTCTGGCACTGACAAGTCTGTTGTGGACACAGCCAGTTCAGCAAGGCTCGATCATTCCATCGAACAGAAGCTTCTTGTCAACGACTGTGATGCAGAGTCCTGTTGCATTGGTGAAGTTGAGAGCGACCACAAGTTTGCTCTGGGGGGAGGTGAAGCTGTAGAAGGTGACAATCCCGACGACCAGAAGCAAAGAAGAGAGAGGATCCAAGAGACGGTTGCTGTGCTCAGGAAGATTGTCCCTGGGGGCATCGCCAAAGATGCCACGGCTGTTCTTGATGAAGCTATCTGCTACCTGCAGTACCTGAAACTGAAGGTCAAGATGCTGGGAGCTGTCTCGCTCTAGCTCCTGCTGGACAGTTGTGATTGGGTTATCGAAGCCACCGGCTTCTAAATACATAAAGTGCTAGTGTTAGTAATAAGGTGAAGATGCCAAAGGGAGCTCAATTCGGTGCTTGGTGAAGACGCGCTGGattgaaatgaaaaaaaaagaaagggacCCCGTGGTGCTTGCTTGGCTTCCCCTTGAACCCAGAAGAAAGCTTTCAAGATGAAGTGGACAACGAACATGCAGCATGGCAATGCTACTTCAACTGAACCGAGGCCACAATGCTTTCATTCATTGTGGCGGAGTGCTAGTCCTGGAGGCCACAAGACCCACCTAGCTCGCCATGCCACTCTCCGGTGAGCTAGCCTAGCAGACTACCACCATCTTTCTGCACCAGAGCTGCTTCAACCTTCTTCTCCGTCCCAGAGAGCCCTTTGTCGGTGGCTCAGTGTGCCTGCTGCATCAGCAACAGTATGTTTATGCAAAGGTGCAGGGATCTTCCGCCGGGCGTGATCCAAAGCAGCAAAGGGCGCTGTTGTGCTGTTTGCTTCCATGGCTTTTTGACCTAACTACCAAAGCCAAAGGCCAAAGCGGAGATGGGTCGAGGTTAGGTTCGCCGCTTGTGTGGTGAGCTCCTGGGGTCCAGTCCAACCACCCGGTCCAGCACTCTACCAAAGTGTTCTCTGTGTGCCTGAGATGCGGAGCTAAAGCCTCAGCACCGTCATCCAACCAACCCCCTGCTTTGTTCTCCGCTACCTATGCCACTACCATATTTGTAAGCAAGTGTTCTCGCTTTGCCTCGGGTTTGTGCGCGTTGAAATGATGCGGCCTTTGGCCGGGACCCAAAGCAATGCTTTTTGGACTTTTGTGTGCGTATACTGTTGCTGTACTGTAGTACCCCGGTATTATTACTGTTGTAGCCTCCTCTCGTCGTAGCGACATGTATGCCAAGACTGGGAACGAGGCACTGTTTTGCGTGCACATCTAGCAGCAACCAGATGGTACGTAGTATCCTCAAGGATTCCCCTGTTGGAGCCTTGCTCATCaagtgtgcgcgcgcgcgtcggGCTCATGATTGCTTGAGGAGAGGCTGCATCATGAGCTTTTGCCTTCGAGTCAGGTTGGGCCTGCCTGGCTCTGCCGGCCGGGAACGGGACGGGACGGGGCGGGGGATCGGATTCCGAGTGGGCGGCacgcgtggggggggggggggcggggggggggggggggggggggggcggacgGGGCGTGCGGCGAGCCTCGCCACGGGCATGAGTGCCGGCGCCTGCCCCCTGCgttgctttgctttgctttgcccCGAGTGCCGGCCGGCCACAGCGGGATGGAACGGGAGGCCCGGGTAGGGGTTCCGTGGATCCTGGGTGTCAGCAACCCGCTCTCGATGCTCGATGGCCCGTCGAGCGCTCGTGCCTGCCTGCCTGACATCATGGAACGCCAGAGCGGCTGCGCGCCCGCGCCTTCTCCGCCCTGCCGGATCCCGGGTCCGGGAAGGGACCGACGGGCAAGTGAAAAGGCTGCGACGAAGTTAGGCGTGTGATCCCCCCCTGCACGCCTGCACCATCCCAGGCGCTGGGACCGGGACGTGGGCAAGTGCGCAGCGGCCGGAGCAGCTTTCCGGCATGCGACGAGCAGgatcggcggccgcgccggcacGCTCGCTCGCTTGCCGCTGCCACCTTGggcgcccgccccgccgccgccgtccttcaCCTCTAACCCCAAccggtggcgtggcgtggccgcGGGGGTGCGTGCCTCGACAGACGGCATTAGACCCGGGTGGCCCGCGGCGGCCTTCCCTGCCTTCGAATTTGTCCTAGGCGATGGGCCAGCGCCCAGGGCCCAGTTCCCTGCAGCTGGGAGGAGGAGAAAAAACCGGCTGGCGACTTTATAGCTCTAAACAAAGTATGAAAATTAGTAGCTCTGCCAACGCAAATCAAGAGGGGGCCATTATTGCTAACATTTTGCTTAAAGCTATTTCCAGTGCAGGATTTCATTGCATGATTTTATAGTGTGCTATATCATCTAAAGTATATTTGAATTCACGAACGAAACAAGATCTCCCAATGCAAAGTGTCATTTCACGAATTCATAGACTAGctatattatttaattatgagGCATGTGATTGGGCCCAAATTGCATGAAATAAAACTATATAGCATTATAGCCCCCAATGCAAGTTTCATAGTCTTGGAAACAGTGTATATAGAGTTCTATCACGATGAAACTTCttccctctcttttttcatAATTACCTTGCCATGTCATCAAAAATGATATCCACTTTATTTCAATTATTTTTCCTAATTGTGGAAGTTGGAATattcttttttgtttaactAGTGGGGTATTTGGTTGGAAATAGGAAATAGGAAGCAGATGAATCACACTTATGCTTTTCTTATATTTacatataaaattataaattacaATCCACATCATAATGATAACAGTTGCAATACCAGTCACACTCACACTCTTGTGATCTTGTCGCTTGCGTATATATACATCAACAATCAACAACATTTTCACTCCAGGTTGCAGTTCACGGTGGATAATAAACCAAACATTAGATCATGTGGTGAGGATGGGCGGGAGGACGTTGGACTTGCTGCCGAGCACCTTCGCCTTGGTGTCCGGGAACTGCTGTGTCATCGCCGTGATCTTGCCCTCGTCGCCCACAACGATCGGGTACGCCATGAGGTGCCCAGGGAGGTCGCCCTGGAACGTGTCGCTCGCGAACATGTCCCAGTGCTGCTGCGCCACCTGGTTCATCCGGCGCACGCAAGCCAGGTTCGacggccggaggaggaggtctcccgccgccgccgcggccgcctggcCCAGGTGCTCCTGCCACAGCGCGACCCGGAAGCCGTGGACCTGCCCCCTCGCCGGCCGGGCCCTGGTCGCCAGGTAGCTCGGCTGGTACGCGCCCATCGCGATCTCCGTGTCGCGGCCGCCGTCCATGGAGCGCTGGTTGATGTTCGCCGACCCCACGATGACGTACTCGTCGTCGACTGCAAACAGCCATCGAGGTAAGCAACGATCGAACAACAGCAACCATCGTCGATTAGCATAGAGAACTAGAGATCGATCAGCCAATCGATGATGGTCTTGAAATCAAATCGACCATGAACGAAGCAAGTTACCGATCATCGTCTTGGCGTGGACGTAGATCATGAAGCGCCTGGCCTGCTGCGCCCTCTCGTAGTCGGTGTCGGGGTCCGGCCGCTCCGGCGGCGCGTACTCGCCGGGGGCCGGCGCCTCGCGGTTGCCGAGGCAGAAGAAGGTGAGGTAGTCCCTGGGGTCGGCCTGGAGTCCCTTGGCGCGGATGGCCAGCGTGATGTCCCTGTACATCATCTCCATGGTGCGGCGCTGCCAGTCCAGGATGGCCTGCACGGAGCCGCTCTCCGGCACGCCCTCCGGCCACAGGGGCACCACCACGTACACGGCGaaccgctcgccggcctcgaTCTTGCTCACGATCTTGAGCGACAGCTCCTTGGGGATGAGGTGCAGCGCGTTGATGGCCTCCACCGTGACGCCGTCGTTCTGCCGCCACGCGTAGGAGCTCCCCAGGAAGTACTGGTTCTCGATGTAGATGAAGTCCCGCGCGCGGCGGATGGCGTGGATGTACGCGTCCTGGATGCTGCGCTCGATCACGTGGTCCTTGCCGCTCACcaggccgcgcgccgcggcctcgtCGGGGGCCTCGTCGCGGTTCTCCGggaaccccgccgccgcgccgccgtcgatggACCGGAACACCTGCACGTTCCAGGACTCGGCGTCGCGCGAGGCGGCCGCCTCGCGCGACGCCCACCCTTTGTCCAGCGTGACCAGGAGGTTGTCGCCGCTGCCCTGCTTCCGCCACCGCTGCTCGAAGTTGTCGAGCACGTCCCACGCCGCCGGGCCCTCGACGCGGCAGTGGACGTCGTGCCACGGCTCCCTGGGCCCGCCCTTTCTGATGGACGCGCCGGGGAAGTTGGGCTGGTGGAAGTCCTTGTTGTGCGTGGTGCCCAGCGTGCGGAACAGCGGGTGCTCCTGCGTGTCGTACCTCCCGTCGCACAGGTCGATGCCGCCGAGGAAGCTCACCAGGCCCGGCGGCGCGttggggccgccgccgtcgacgatcACCGTCTTCTGGTGGTGCGTGAACATGGTGGCCGTCTCGACGTCCTGCACGTAGCTCCGGTCCTTGTCGGGATTCCGCGGGCAGAGCACACAGTGCACCTTGGTGCCGCGGAAGAAGCCCGCCGTGTCATCGTCGTGCGTGGCCATCAGCCCGTCGCGCTTGATCGGGCCGAGCCCCACAGACGTCCGGTCGTCCCACACCAGCATCAGCACCGTGACGCCCTCGTCGGCCTTGCGGATGAGCAGCTGGCCGAGCGTCTCCGACGACGGCTGCCGCGGGTCGCGCACCAGCTGGACGTCGCTGTTCACGGACCACCCGGCGATGTACACCATCCGCCGGGCGGCGTTGATCGCCTCGAACACGtccacccagcaccggcgcggcTCGTacatcccgccgccggcgagcgcgacaCGCGGCGCGAAGCCGTCGGCGATGTGCGCGTCCCCGTACAGCCGCACCCGGCAGCCGCGGCGCTGCTCGAAGAAGGTGCGCGGGACGCCCCTGTACGCGGCGCTGCCGACGCCGGTGCCCCAGCCGCCCCCCGGGTCCGCCGCGACGTCCGTGAACTGGAGCTGGACGTGTATCTTGTCCCCGCCCCCCAGGGGCTGCCGCTTCTCGTCGCAGATGTCGAGCCACCGCTCCACCTtcccgccggcgacgacgtcCTTGGTGGGCAGGTAGGCGCGGCCGATGAGCGTGGCGCCGACGGCGTTGTCGGCCTTGACGGTGAAGATGATGTTGCTGGCGTCGTGCGCGCAGTAGATGCGGAAGGACTCGTTCCACCGCGGGGAGGGGACGGGCTCCAGCATGCGCGTCCGCCCGACGCGCGCCTTGTCGATGTCCACCGTCGCGTACAGCTTGCCGTCCATGCCGAGGCCGATGGCGTTCTCCAGCGGCTGCTGCACGCGAAAGCGGCGTCAGGGTTTTGTATGATGGCGAGGATTGGGCAGGTGTAGCACCATAAGAGGACCCGGGATGAGTTAAACCTTGCATTTGCAGAAGGGCAGCTTCCTGATCCATGAGAagaccttcctcttcatctgaaTCTGGTTGCAGACAAGATGTAAATTTAAACCATTTGTTAATGAATGGCATTTGGAAAAGTCGTGCCTTTCTATTCGTTTTGAACTCTGATCAATAATGGTCGGTTTACCGCACAATCTGTTATTGCCGATTCTGATTGTCAACAGGTCATCAATAGTACCTAGAGATACCAAATAGAGGGGTGGAGTACCAAGAAAAGGTGGAACAGTGTTCACATATTAATTTATTTATGAAAAAGCTATAAGACACCCGGGTGCTTCTAATGTCCTCAATGCCCGATTTTTTATCCGTTTGATTCATACAACTTGCTTCGTTTGTGCCATTTTATAGTGCTGCTATACCGATGGGTTTCTGTCACTCCTTTTTTAGCTGACAAACTAGCCCCACATGAAAGCTTTAGTCGTGCCCAACTTTTCCTCATCGGCCTTCTGCAAGCTGTAATTCCATTTTCTTCATCTCTGATAACTAGAACGGAGAGGCAAGTCAACAATGAGGCAATTCTAGGTTTGTTGATTCCTCCCCTAACCTGAATCCATCCATTTCTCTATTGATTCCCATCCTCGATGACGGCGCCTATGAGGACGGTCGGGCCTTCCATGACGAGCGATGCAAAGAGTACACCAGATGCTCGATGCCATGGCGGCGTGGGTGTTTGAGCCAGTTCGTTTGGGAAAATTGCTTTAGAAGGGTAAAATCATCTTTTGTATCACCACTAAAGTGATGAGTATGTTACGATGATGGCAGATAAGGGATAGTAAAACCAAACTAGTGGAAATGAAGGGATAGTTAGAAGTTCCAATGGCATACAAGGAGTTTTCTCCATATTCAAACATGTTATCACAAAGCTACATTAGGTTTAGTAAGCATGTGCTCCCCTTTCATAATTATTGACAATTTGACACTTATGAATATTAATGTTTTTGAATTGTAACTTTGACCACTATTGATTAGAACGTATAGCTATATATCTAATAAATCTTCGAGATTATGAAAAacatatgcatacatatagtaTTTATGTTTCCAAACTAAATATTATGCCCGAGCCTTGGGGATTATTAATTTATCTTCAACCACATATATGTCACGAAAACTATAAGGATAGCATCCATGAGTAGCTGGTTATATATTCATAAGTAAAAGTTATGATATGTAGACTTAAATATATAATTGTTGTGATCAACTTGACACAAAATCTTCAAGCAATTACATGTGACAATCGATCAAAGAAGACGTCCAGAAAGATCTTCTGTGTAATTTACTTTTTGAGGTCGTTTTGTGTGTCAAGCTGTCAACTTTTTTATATCCTTGATAAATACCGGGCACTCTTTGggtatcttttttttaaaaagaaaaacattatAAAATGCCTTGAAGTTGTAGTTTTATCAAAGAGCCCATGGTTTTGCAAAAGTTAGTAAGAAAGGAAAGGTCACACCCCAAAGTGCGTAGGCCTAGCCCAGCAGCGaacaaggtcatgatattgaAAGGGAAATGAGCAGCAAGAACAACTGAAGATTTATTTATCTTTGTGTGCTTTTTTAAAAGGATTATCTTTGTGTTTTGAGTGggaggaaaaagaagatcaaggaTTATTTGAGCCTTCATTGCAAATTGTTAAAACCAGCTTTGCTCCACCAAAAACAGCTCCACTCCATAAAAAAAAATACCTAAACATATCAGCcaactccactccactccagaAAAATTTAGCTTCACTCCAGATTTTTTGGAGCTTCGCAAGAGGTGCTCCACCAAAtagtggagctggtggagttgGATAAAATTACTCACCATGCCACTAATTATGTGGTTTCGGTACCCCTTCGAAGAAAAAAAAGTCAAACTTTATTCCCGACGCTCGCTGGCTGCCGTGCGACTCGTGGCCGTAGGAGCTCACCATTGGGGTGCGTTGCCGCCCgccgaggcccgccgccgcctcagcccACCGAGGCACGCCGCTGCCCGTTGCCGCCTACGCTCGACGGGACACACCGCCGCTCGTCGCCGCCAACGCCCGCCGATGTCTCCGCTCGCGGCTGCTGCTAGCTCCCAGGGGAAGAGGGAGAAAAGAATAGTGAATTGGGGAAGAAGATGGCCTGGCAAGTGGAGCCCGCATGAAAGTGAGATGAGTTTAGATGGGCCTAGCTGGGCCACTGCTGGCACACTTGGTCGGCCGGGCGGAGAGAACTAGGCTTATGGGATTTATGGAAAGGAGCTCTCCCAAATACGATGAGAAAAAATTGATAGAGTAAGCTAAATACTGCAGTGAAGTATTTGGAGCGGAGCATTTTTTCCTCTAAATCGCTCGAGCGAGATATATATAGTATATAGTTTTCTCTAAAGAAAAAGCTCCAAACACCCTCTAAAACGCTGGAGCGAGATATATATAGTTTTCTGTTTTCtctaaacaaaaaaataaagagaatATACAGCAGTGCTACCTTCTTGGTCGGCTGCAGCTGGCCGTCTGACGTGACGGACAGGTCGGCCGCCACGATCCTGGCGTCGATCACCCcgtgcagcagcagctgcgTCGTCTGTGGCTCTCCCATGGCGTCCGGCGGCTTCTTCTTCGAGCGAGCTCCTCTTCCGCCGCCAAGCTAGCTAGCCCTCGAGCTATGCCTCTTGCTCGGAGCGAGCCGCGACGAGGCCAAGAACAAGGCACGCGCGCAGTATATATATACACTACCCCTCCCGCCGGACAAAGCAGCTGCCGCCCAGAACAGCACGGTATCTCCAACTGCGAGAAGGATATCTATATATCCACTGGGAGGAAAGTGGCGAGGAACAGGGTGCTGTGGGTCAGTCACCTGCCTCTTTCCCCCCTCCTTCCTTGCTTCAAGAACAATCTGAGAAGCCAAGGGAAGCCGAAAGAGGGCTCGTTGATGGAAGGTATCGCGGCAAGGGATCATGGCCATGACTTCACGAGCACGCGGGGAGCAGTGCAGGAAAAGTAAAGGATAAGTTCGACGGGGATCATCAGTTAAGTTCGTCGTCGAGGCGACGCTGGATTTCGATAGGGGTTTCGCGAGATGCGTCGTCGTCCTGCAGGATCTTGCTTTTTATTCTAGGTGCGTCGTGTATGTGGAAAAAGGAGCAAAGAGTTCTCTGGCGATCAGATTCTGGGGGTTTGCCCTTCGGTTTTACATTACAGCCCCGGTCAGAACATGCGTGCGTGCTCTCTAGATGCTGCATGTTTCAGATCTGAAGAAGCAGACTAAACTGTGCAGTTCGTTTCTCTTTCACCAGGCTACAAAAATGTCATGTGCTGAGACCGGAGACTGAATTGAAATCTGACCTGATACCTGCTGAATACCCCGGGGGATCGCACGATGATAGGAGCAGCAGGCCATGATTATTCGCTGACGAGTGACAGAATCTGCCTACCCTGGCATTGCATTTCTCCTCGACTGTTTCCCCCATGAAATTAGGCGACAGTTAAATGGCACAATTATGTCATGTGCTTAGCAGGTGACTGAAATCTGACTTGGCGTGATGAGTATCTTGGAGATCGCACTCACGACGCTACTGATTTCTTCAGAAGGTCCAAGAAACTTGTGCAGTTGTTTATTCTTCACCGACACCATGATCAGTTGCTGACGagaggggcagcagcagcagcccaaaTGGCTACCCGCTACCTATGTGTGTTTATGCATTTTTCTGCCCGTCCTGATTGAAACCCCCTCCAGCCGGAGTAGAGTACAGTAATCAGAGAGGTGTGGCTGACTCTAATAACCTGAGAAACAATATTGTTCAGAACTTGAAGTTCCTACTTCCTAGCTCTTCTGCACTCATCTTGCACAAGTGGAGTTTGATGGTAAGATTCAATGCCTTACAGCGAGGCAGCAACAGAAAAATACGCAGGAGCTGACTGAAACTACCTGTCTTTCTGTACCTGACACTCGAGTTTGTTAGAAATACACAGCTGTTCCTATATGTTGACATCTTGTCTGCTATGTTGACTATGTGATGGGAGGAGGCTATGTATAATGTATTCATTTACCACTTGGACTTATTTAAATAGAGTCTTACTGCTTACTGGTTTGTTAGGTTGCATTTTGCAGCCTAGGTACTCAAAATACAAATCTTGACCCGGATGTATCCATCTGGCTACATTTGTATAGTACGCTATAATGTGCTTGCACAAACAGATTTTCTAAAAGGGTT
This window contains:
- the LOC120689747 gene encoding transcription factor SAC51-like, which codes for MGDKDNSWCHWPNSPWKFNTESSAGNICPPDVGLVDANLVALPTCLNMVAAPVPFFTASIAERPLPMTPRFVTTMVPSLELSAMYPSHKRPLVFYQENHTPIAAPLVRKGTLLDPVPELQGSNETNLTDVGAEETEGIHENTDEINALLDSDSDEGCEKVQELNRVRRPSPAENDTLSVESVASAGASAAGSARPAKKRRLCSGTDKSVVDTASSARLDHSIEQKLLVNDCDAESCCIGEVESDHKFALGGGEAVEGDNPDDQKQRRERIQETVAVLRKIVPGGIAKDATAVLDEAICYLQYLKLKVKMLGAVSL
- the LOC120692320 gene encoding phospholipase D alpha 1-like isoform X2; this translates as MGEPQTTQLLLHGVIDARIVAADLSVTSDGQLQPTKKIQMKRKVFSWIRKLPFCKCKPLENAIGLGMDGKLYATVDIDKARVGRTRMLEPVPSPRWNESFRIYCAHDASNIIFTVKADNAVGATLIGRAYLPTKDVVAGGKVERWLDICDEKRQPLGGGDKIHVQLQFTDVAADPGGGWGTGVGSAAYRGVPRTFFEQRRGCRVRLYGDAHIADGFAPRVALAGGGMYEPRRCWVDVFEAINAARRMVYIAGWSVNSDVQLVRDPRQPSSETLGQLLIRKADEGVTVLMLVWDDRTSVGLGPIKRDGLMATHDDDTAGFFRGTKVHCVLCPRNPDKDRSYVQDVETATMFTHHQKTVIVDGGGPNAPPGLVSFLGGIDLCDGRYDTQEHPLFRTLGTTHNKDFHQPNFPGASIRKGGPREPWHDVHCRVEGPAAWDVLDNFEQRWRKQGSGDNLLVTLDKGWASREAAASRDAESWNVQVFRSIDGGAAAGFPENRDEAPDEAAARGLVSGKDHVIERSIQDAYIHAIRRARDFIYIENQYFLGSSYAWRQNDGVTVEAINALHLIPKELSLKIVSKIEAGERFAVYVVVPLWPEGVPESGSVQAILDWQRRTMEMMYRDITLAIRAKGLQADPRDYLTFFCLGNREAPAPGEYAPPERPDPDTDYERAQQARRFMIYVHAKTMIVDDEYVIVGSANINQRSMDGGRDTEIAMGAYQPSYLATRARPARGQVHGFRVALWQEHLGQAAAAAAGDLLLRPSNLACVRRMNQVAQQHWDMFASDTFQGDLPGHLMAYPIVVGDEGKITAMTQQFPDTKAKVLGSKSNVLPPILTT
- the LOC120692320 gene encoding phospholipase D alpha 1-like isoform X1, whose amino-acid sequence is MGEPQTTQLLLHGVIDARIVAADLSVTSDGQLQPTKKIQMKRKVFSWIRKLPFCKCKQPLENAIGLGMDGKLYATVDIDKARVGRTRMLEPVPSPRWNESFRIYCAHDASNIIFTVKADNAVGATLIGRAYLPTKDVVAGGKVERWLDICDEKRQPLGGGDKIHVQLQFTDVAADPGGGWGTGVGSAAYRGVPRTFFEQRRGCRVRLYGDAHIADGFAPRVALAGGGMYEPRRCWVDVFEAINAARRMVYIAGWSVNSDVQLVRDPRQPSSETLGQLLIRKADEGVTVLMLVWDDRTSVGLGPIKRDGLMATHDDDTAGFFRGTKVHCVLCPRNPDKDRSYVQDVETATMFTHHQKTVIVDGGGPNAPPGLVSFLGGIDLCDGRYDTQEHPLFRTLGTTHNKDFHQPNFPGASIRKGGPREPWHDVHCRVEGPAAWDVLDNFEQRWRKQGSGDNLLVTLDKGWASREAAASRDAESWNVQVFRSIDGGAAAGFPENRDEAPDEAAARGLVSGKDHVIERSIQDAYIHAIRRARDFIYIENQYFLGSSYAWRQNDGVTVEAINALHLIPKELSLKIVSKIEAGERFAVYVVVPLWPEGVPESGSVQAILDWQRRTMEMMYRDITLAIRAKGLQADPRDYLTFFCLGNREAPAPGEYAPPERPDPDTDYERAQQARRFMIYVHAKTMIVDDEYVIVGSANINQRSMDGGRDTEIAMGAYQPSYLATRARPARGQVHGFRVALWQEHLGQAAAAAAGDLLLRPSNLACVRRMNQVAQQHWDMFASDTFQGDLPGHLMAYPIVVGDEGKITAMTQQFPDTKAKVLGSKSNVLPPILTT